One part of the Flavobacterium johnsoniae UW101 genome encodes these proteins:
- a CDS encoding PorP/SprF family type IX secretion system membrane protein: protein MIKNINKIFTIITMLSVFGVAAQQDPQYTQYMYNTLSVNSAYAGSLGHLAITGIYRTQWVGLEGAPNTQSFTLDTPIAKNLGLGLSVVSEEIGPSEEQYIDANFSYTIQSGQTYKLSFGLKGGGRVINIDWTKGSHKDPDVQFRENITNKFLPVVGAGLYWHGERDYIGIAIPNFLTRERYNYDDIADDLVNERMHVYLIGGIVFDLSAHTKFKPAVLVKYVAGAPLIADFSANFMFNNAITLGASYRTGDSVSAMASLQITPQFLVGYAYDYTTTELQTYNSGTHEIMLRFELVSRKKGLKSPRFF from the coding sequence ATGATTAAAAATATAAATAAGATTTTCACAATCATTACGATGCTTTCTGTATTTGGTGTTGCTGCACAGCAAGATCCGCAATACACGCAGTATATGTATAATACGCTAAGTGTAAACTCTGCGTATGCCGGCTCATTAGGTCATTTAGCCATAACCGGAATATACAGAACACAATGGGTGGGTCTTGAAGGCGCCCCAAATACACAGTCTTTTACTCTGGATACACCCATTGCAAAAAATCTTGGATTAGGTTTATCTGTAGTCAGCGAAGAAATAGGCCCGTCAGAAGAACAATATATTGATGCTAATTTCTCTTATACCATACAATCAGGGCAGACTTACAAATTATCTTTTGGTCTTAAAGGCGGCGGAAGAGTCATTAACATCGACTGGACAAAAGGAAGCCACAAAGATCCTGACGTTCAGTTTCGCGAAAACATTACCAATAAATTCCTTCCCGTTGTAGGCGCCGGATTATACTGGCACGGCGAAAGAGATTACATTGGAATTGCCATTCCTAACTTTTTAACCCGCGAAAGATATAATTACGATGATATAGCCGATGATCTTGTAAACGAAAGAATGCACGTTTACTTAATTGGAGGAATTGTTTTTGACCTTTCCGCGCATACTAAATTTAAACCTGCCGTGTTGGTTAAATACGTTGCCGGTGCACCCCTGATCGCTGATTTTTCAGCCAATTTCATGTTCAATAATGCTATAACACTTGGTGCTTCTTATCGTACAGGAGATTCTGTAAGTGCAATGGCCTCTTTACAAATTACGCCTCAGTTTTTGGTTGGATATGCGTATGATTATACCACAACCGAACTACAGACTTACAACAGCGGTACGCATGAAATAATGCTTCGATTTGAATTAGTGTCTCGTAAAAAGGGATTAAAATCTCCCAGATTCTTTTAA
- a CDS encoding OmpA family protein has product MERRITILLLLAMQILYSQTKNKSADALFDKMYYIEAAKSYEMSIKSGDVSKEILQRAGDAHYFNTQMTSASKWYGKLIADYPNEVSPEYYFRYSQSLQGIQNYDLAKKMMKNFSEKQKTSDSRAQNFSLKTVTLEDIKKIKPQFLLENLEINSAYSDFGPMFYKGDLVYSTTVDSSYLKTAKYGWNDQPYLNLQLGKISPTQANVTFKERFGKEITTQFHEACVAFSPDEKTIYFTRNNYNGKLKRDSKGINNLKIYSAKAVENNNGTVRWENVKELPFNSDNYSVGQPSVSKDGKKLYFVSDMPGTIGASDIFVVDILGEDQYSNPKNLGEKINTSGREMFPFITDKALYFSSDGFLGLGGLDVFESRLNDGIFDSPNNLGAPLNSNRDDFGYIVNEETNKGFVCSNRKTGKGDDDIYSFERSCTQAIEGYVFDATSNNKIAGAIVTLKNNENQKVDETVSKIDGKFEFSENINCSTPYTIEASKDNFTTTTKAIVTPENSGITQVPIGLDPSLIERKDGLLKIKIGIIFFDLDKSDVRYDAAIELNKVVLLMSQYPSVVIKIESHTDSRANDQYNLELSDRRAKATRDYIISQGIAPERIESAIGYGETQLINNCSNGVPCTEAQHQMNRRSEFIITKM; this is encoded by the coding sequence ATGGAAAGAAGAATTACTATACTCCTACTTCTGGCAATGCAAATCCTGTATTCACAGACCAAAAACAAATCGGCAGATGCTTTGTTTGATAAAATGTATTATATCGAAGCCGCAAAATCGTATGAAATGTCCATAAAAAGCGGTGACGTTTCAAAAGAAATTTTACAGCGTGCCGGAGATGCACATTATTTTAATACACAAATGACAAGTGCCAGCAAATGGTACGGAAAACTGATTGCAGATTATCCAAACGAAGTTTCTCCGGAATACTATTTTAGATACTCGCAGTCTTTACAGGGAATTCAGAATTATGATCTGGCAAAAAAAATGATGAAAAACTTTTCTGAAAAACAAAAAACATCAGATTCCAGAGCGCAGAATTTTTCGCTTAAAACCGTAACACTCGAAGATATAAAAAAAATAAAACCACAGTTTTTACTCGAAAACCTCGAAATCAATTCAGCTTATTCAGATTTTGGACCTATGTTTTACAAAGGCGATTTGGTATATTCTACTACCGTAGATTCCTCTTATCTAAAAACAGCAAAATACGGCTGGAACGATCAGCCTTATTTAAACCTGCAATTAGGCAAAATAAGCCCAACCCAAGCCAATGTTACTTTTAAAGAACGTTTTGGTAAAGAAATCACAACCCAGTTTCATGAAGCCTGTGTCGCTTTTTCGCCAGATGAAAAAACAATTTATTTTACACGAAATAATTACAACGGAAAACTAAAAAGAGACAGCAAAGGCATTAATAACTTAAAAATATATTCGGCAAAAGCGGTAGAAAACAACAATGGAACCGTTCGATGGGAAAACGTAAAAGAACTGCCGTTCAACAGTGATAACTATTCAGTTGGGCAGCCTTCTGTAAGCAAAGACGGGAAAAAATTGTATTTCGTTTCAGACATGCCCGGAACAATTGGTGCTTCAGATATTTTTGTAGTCGATATTTTAGGCGAAGACCAATATTCAAACCCAAAGAATTTAGGCGAAAAAATAAATACCAGCGGACGCGAAATGTTTCCGTTTATAACTGACAAAGCTTTGTATTTTTCTTCTGACGGATTTTTAGGCCTGGGCGGACTCGATGTTTTCGAAAGCCGATTAAACGACGGAATTTTCGATTCTCCAAACAATCTTGGCGCGCCATTAAACAGCAATCGAGACGATTTTGGTTATATCGTAAACGAAGAAACCAACAAAGGTTTTGTATGTTCGAACAGAAAAACCGGAAAAGGCGATGATGATATTTATTCTTTCGAAAGAAGCTGTACACAAGCTATTGAAGGGTATGTTTTTGATGCTACATCCAACAACAAAATTGCCGGCGCTATTGTAACTCTTAAAAACAATGAAAATCAAAAAGTTGATGAAACCGTTTCTAAAATTGATGGAAAATTCGAATTCAGCGAAAACATCAATTGCAGTACGCCTTATACAATTGAAGCATCAAAAGACAATTTTACCACAACAACAAAAGCGATTGTTACACCAGAAAATTCTGGAATAACACAAGTTCCTATTGGTCTTGATCCATCGCTGATCGAAAGAAAAGACGGTTTACTGAAAATCAAAATTGGTATTATTTTCTTTGATCTCGATAAATCAGATGTTCGGTATGATGCCGCTATAGAATTAAACAAAGTCGTTTTGTTAATGAGCCAATATCCAAGCGTAGTCATAAAAATTGAATCTCATACTGATTCCCGCGCAAATGATCAATACAATCTGGAACTTTCTGACCGACGTGCCAAAGCAACCCGAGATTACATCATTTCGCAGGGAATTGCTCCGGAAAGAATCGAAAGTGCCATTGGCTATGGAGAAACACAGCTTATTAATAACTGCTCAAACGGAGTTCCGTGTACCGAAGCACAGCATCAAATGAACAGACGAAGCGAGTTTATTATCACCAAAATGTAA
- the nagA gene encoding N-acetylglucosamine-6-phosphate deacetylase: MKQAIVNAIIHTGDEIIDNGVIIIENGTILSVQKEIPNDIKTIDLQGKHIGAGFIDIQINGGEKHYFSQTPNEETIQDIYNSSLKYGTTHVLPCLISSSKETILQGIEAARNYIKKHNNGVIGMHLEGPFLNPLKRGAHSIDQVRKPTNAELEEIIKHGKDVIKVITIAPECFTDEQLNMLLESGITISAGHSTMGYKEAQHYFSKGINLVTHLFNAMTQFGHREPGLVGAVFENEKVYAPIILDGAHCDYAAAKVAYKLKQEKFFLISDATFLGRKVENFKWDNFDAHLENGFYRNEDGNLAGATISMLEAVQNAYNHLNVSADEALKMATSRVAAAIGLENKIGKIKTGFPASFVKFNDNLSEIETLNFPAV, translated from the coding sequence ATGAAACAGGCAATTGTTAATGCCATAATACATACTGGTGACGAAATAATTGATAATGGAGTCATTATCATCGAAAACGGAACTATTCTTTCTGTACAAAAAGAAATTCCGAATGATATAAAAACCATCGATCTGCAGGGAAAACATATTGGTGCCGGATTTATAGATATTCAGATAAACGGAGGAGAAAAACATTATTTCAGCCAGACTCCAAATGAAGAAACTATTCAGGATATTTACAATTCGAGTCTGAAATACGGAACAACACATGTTTTGCCCTGTTTAATTTCATCATCAAAAGAAACCATTTTACAAGGAATTGAAGCTGCCCGCAATTACATTAAAAAACACAATAATGGTGTAATTGGAATGCATTTAGAAGGACCTTTTTTAAATCCTTTAAAACGCGGTGCGCACAGCATCGATCAGGTTCGTAAACCAACAAATGCTGAACTGGAAGAAATCATCAAACACGGAAAAGACGTTATAAAAGTAATCACCATTGCTCCGGAATGTTTTACTGATGAACAATTAAATATGCTGCTGGAAAGCGGTATAACAATTTCTGCAGGACATTCTACAATGGGTTATAAAGAAGCACAGCATTATTTCTCAAAAGGAATCAATCTCGTTACCCATTTATTCAACGCCATGACACAGTTTGGTCATCGTGAACCAGGTTTGGTTGGTGCTGTTTTTGAAAATGAAAAAGTGTATGCTCCCATAATTTTAGACGGAGCACACTGCGATTATGCGGCCGCAAAAGTGGCTTACAAACTCAAACAGGAAAAATTCTTTTTAATAAGCGACGCTACTTTCCTGGGACGCAAAGTAGAAAACTTTAAATGGGATAATTTTGATGCCCATTTAGAAAACGGTTTTTACAGAAACGAAGACGGAAACTTAGCCGGTGCCACAATCTCGATGCTTGAAGCTGTACAAAATGCTTACAATCATTTAAATGTTTCGGCAGATGAAGCCCTAAAAATGGCAACATCAAGAGTCGCAGCTGCCATAGGTTTAGAAAATAAAATTGGAAAGATAAAAACAGGATTTCCTGCCAGTTTTGTAAAATTCAACGATAATTTATCAGAAATAGAAACCTTAAATTTTCCTGCTGTATAA
- a CDS encoding LytR/AlgR family response regulator transcription factor: MIYKTIIIEDEHRLREALSIMLEMVSGDTIQIVGYAESVPEAVKMVDRLKPDLVFMDIMLKDGTGFDVLQQISFNSFHLIFTTAFEQHAINAFKYSAVDYLLKPIDPQELKTAIDRIAILEERVLEKQQITELQTNLSKTPDRLVLPTQEAMYVVKLDQILRCETSGSYTTFFLTDGRKIMVSKPLKNYEDILLPPMFFRVHQSHLINVNSILSYSREGMVHMNDKSVVPISRGKKEQFFKLMKDEI; the protein is encoded by the coding sequence ATGATTTATAAAACGATAATTATTGAAGACGAACATCGATTAAGAGAAGCTTTGTCGATTATGCTCGAAATGGTTTCCGGCGATACGATTCAAATTGTTGGTTATGCCGAAAGTGTTCCCGAAGCTGTAAAAATGGTTGACAGACTAAAACCTGATTTGGTTTTTATGGATATTATGCTGAAAGACGGAACTGGTTTTGATGTGCTGCAGCAAATTTCATTTAATTCATTTCACCTGATATTTACAACGGCTTTTGAACAGCATGCCATTAATGCGTTTAAATACAGTGCTGTAGATTATCTCTTAAAACCAATTGATCCGCAGGAATTAAAAACGGCTATAGACCGCATTGCGATTCTAGAAGAAAGGGTTTTAGAAAAACAGCAGATTACAGAATTGCAGACGAATTTATCAAAAACGCCGGACCGGCTTGTTCTGCCTACGCAGGAAGCAATGTATGTGGTAAAATTGGATCAGATTTTAAGATGTGAAACTTCGGGTTCGTATACAACGTTTTTTTTAACAGACGGCAGAAAAATAATGGTTTCTAAGCCTTTAAAGAATTATGAAGATATTCTGCTTCCGCCGATGTTTTTCAGGGTGCATCAATCGCATTTAATTAATGTTAATTCTATTTTGAGTTATTCGCGTGAAGGAATGGTACATATGAACGATAAATCGGTTGTGCCGATTTCGAGAGGAAAGAAAGAACAGTTTTTTAAATTAATGAAAGATGAAATTTAA
- a CDS encoding sensor histidine kinase: MLQKITIDLQNFRKQKRLFYVLFLVLTAFKIQAQDISPIEKIAAEGYAKRFSDTVSCIKIQKQALHLAHKNKNKEDEVISYAYLALTQRRLLHLKEFMHYADTAFYLSQHITKIRAKAHASAAMGSLKSYIEDKPQALNYLLEAYTLFSKVNAHDQCAKIASDISYLFSPASPTKVEKYAREALAHAEKSGDAESQLYARLAFGGFLADNLETGGILEWAAAVKFFEETVALAEKNADKIVSKSNIGIAYVNLADLYTKGPKPIDEKAFLWNLQKAESIAKKYNVKIILRSAIGLKGYYFMQKGDYIRAELLFTEGINYQKSLPYTDNYLFTAFYKSLKDVAVKRKDFQAYYGYDTLYSKYTQLKYKESTQALLQNADARYESSKKAERIKQLELEKELEQKNKLLGYGIAGVLLIGLVFMFRSYYYRQRYYQNREDFLKQEQVHNELKMQLMEKETIENLAARLSLERRLLRSQMDPHFIFNALGNIQSMILQKDTIPAVSYLNKFAKLTRQVLEQSRKETISLEEEINTLKNYIELQQLRLNNGFDYVIECDENVETDILIPPLLIQPFIENAVEHGLKPQENSVKGLIEIYFKEDEEQHSLICTIKDNGIGLAASRKLKINDTHQSLSTTITDERLSKMQKENPNAGFTVKERDPETDGRGCIVILNIPILS; this comes from the coding sequence ATGCTCCAAAAAATCACAATTGATCTTCAAAATTTCAGAAAACAAAAACGGCTTTTTTATGTTTTGTTTTTGGTTTTAACTGCATTCAAAATTCAGGCACAAGATATTTCTCCTATCGAAAAAATAGCAGCAGAAGGATATGCAAAACGTTTTTCTGATACTGTTTCCTGTATAAAAATTCAGAAACAGGCACTTCATCTTGCACACAAGAATAAGAACAAGGAAGACGAAGTAATTAGTTATGCTTATCTGGCGCTTACCCAAAGACGATTGCTTCATTTAAAAGAGTTTATGCATTATGCAGATACGGCTTTTTATCTTTCGCAGCATATAACTAAAATAAGAGCAAAAGCCCATGCATCGGCTGCAATGGGATCTTTAAAATCTTATATTGAAGACAAGCCCCAGGCATTGAATTATTTATTAGAAGCCTATACATTATTTTCTAAAGTCAATGCACACGATCAATGTGCTAAAATTGCTTCGGATATTTCGTATTTGTTTTCTCCGGCATCGCCTACCAAAGTCGAAAAATATGCCAGAGAAGCCCTTGCACATGCAGAAAAATCCGGTGATGCAGAAAGCCAATTGTATGCAAGGCTTGCTTTTGGCGGTTTTTTGGCAGATAATTTAGAAACGGGCGGGATTTTAGAATGGGCAGCGGCGGTTAAGTTTTTTGAAGAAACAGTCGCTTTGGCTGAAAAAAATGCAGACAAAATTGTGAGCAAAAGTAATATTGGAATTGCTTATGTAAATCTGGCTGATCTTTATACAAAAGGACCAAAGCCTATAGATGAAAAAGCTTTTTTGTGGAATCTGCAAAAAGCAGAAAGTATTGCGAAAAAGTATAATGTGAAAATTATTCTGCGAAGTGCCATTGGACTAAAAGGGTATTATTTTATGCAAAAGGGCGATTATATTAGGGCTGAACTTCTTTTTACAGAAGGTATTAATTATCAAAAAAGCCTGCCGTATACAGATAATTATCTTTTTACTGCTTTTTACAAGAGTTTAAAAGATGTTGCGGTAAAGAGAAAAGATTTTCAGGCGTATTACGGTTACGATACACTTTATTCAAAATATACTCAGTTAAAATATAAGGAATCTACGCAGGCGCTGCTTCAAAATGCAGATGCCCGTTACGAATCTTCTAAAAAAGCAGAAAGAATCAAACAGCTGGAACTGGAAAAAGAACTGGAGCAGAAGAATAAATTATTGGGTTATGGTATTGCGGGCGTATTGTTAATTGGTCTTGTATTTATGTTTCGTTCGTATTATTACCGCCAGCGTTATTATCAAAACAGAGAAGATTTTCTAAAGCAGGAGCAGGTGCATAACGAACTTAAAATGCAGCTGATGGAAAAGGAAACGATCGAAAATCTGGCTGCGCGATTGTCACTCGAAAGAAGATTGCTGCGTTCGCAGATGGATCCGCATTTCATTTTTAATGCTTTAGGGAATATCCAAAGCATGATTTTACAAAAAGATACTATTCCTGCGGTTTCGTATTTAAATAAATTTGCCAAGCTCACCAGACAGGTTTTAGAGCAGTCGCGAAAAGAAACCATTTCGCTGGAAGAGGAAATTAATACTTTAAAAAATTATATCGAATTGCAGCAGCTTCGTTTAAATAATGGTTTTGATTATGTTATTGAATGTGATGAAAATGTTGAAACTGATATTTTGATACCGCCTCTGCTCATTCAGCCGTTTATAGAAAATGCGGTCGAACATGGTTTAAAACCTCAGGAAAATAGTGTAAAAGGTTTGATCGAAATTTATTTTAAAGAAGATGAAGAACAGCACAGTTTAATTTGTACGATTAAGGACAACGGAATTGGATTAGCGGCTTCGAGAAAATTAAAAATAAACGATACGCATCAGTCGCTTTCGACTACCATTACTGACGAAAGGCTGTCTAAAATGCAGAAAGAAAACCCAAATGCCGGATTTACGGTTAAGGAACGTGATCCTGAAACTGACGGCCGCGGTTGTATAGTAATTCTAAATATCCCGATTTTATCATGA
- a CDS encoding murein L,D-transpeptidase catalytic domain-containing protein, with product MKFLSLTLCFVLFSFGNPKESKNEIKPINLEMERFSSQLADVKAMIKKNASYNTKIAFFIDMRIKSGKNRFFVYDLEKDQILEEGLVANGAGSETGIRGELKFSNEPNSKCTSLGRYTIGKSYKGMFGKTYKLAGLDETNNNAAKRVIVLHSYSAVLNEEQDYYISNSQGCPMVSETFFKKLEKIIDSSKSSIILNIYY from the coding sequence ATGAAATTCTTAAGTCTGACTTTGTGTTTTGTATTATTTTCTTTTGGAAATCCTAAAGAAAGTAAAAATGAGATTAAACCCATAAATCTTGAAATGGAGCGATTTAGTTCTCAGCTTGCAGATGTAAAAGCAATGATTAAAAAGAATGCTTCTTATAATACTAAAATTGCCTTTTTTATTGATATGAGAATCAAATCAGGGAAGAACAGATTTTTTGTTTATGATTTAGAAAAAGATCAAATCCTTGAAGAAGGACTTGTTGCAAACGGCGCAGGTTCTGAAACAGGAATCAGGGGAGAATTAAAATTTAGTAACGAGCCTAATTCTAAATGTACTTCTTTAGGCAGATATACAATTGGTAAATCCTATAAAGGAATGTTTGGAAAAACTTATAAACTGGCAGGTTTAGACGAAACCAATAATAATGCAGCTAAACGTGTTATTGTTTTACACTCGTATTCTGCGGTTCTTAATGAAGAACAGGATTATTATATTTCAAACAGCCAGGGATGTCCAATGGTGAGCGAAACTTTCTTTAAAAAGCTGGAGAAAATAATCGACAGTTCAAAGTCGAGTATTATTTTGAATATTTATTATTGA
- a CDS encoding leucine-rich repeat protein yields the protein MGNLLQNTIFGQNKYKPNTFIGGVGNTLNTSALIASKLGISVNRIKSFSVVGNDIQFNVTGGNYVLAGSAFYGNTDITYFNDTLGLITDCPFGNAFYLASNLNWVRLPGMIKLGYRSFCECVNLETIYFNSLLEVSSESFTNCRKLINLNNSFKTVTTLGNMCFQNCTLITDLHFPNVSLCNLNASTTMFSGMSSLVTFNAPNLTLIANGSNGHNMFFNCINLENINLTALNFIPQNFVLNCVKLKTLNLPNAVIGNLLTSFSNTPLLETLNTPNLETLITNSYRAFYQCGVKNIDFSKITNLSILSNDIFENTTGLQTIDIRSCTTSIGSSASVNNNVFRLMKTGVIITANVIQQTINSGVPEPDLAYAISNRSATVNYIE from the coding sequence ATGGGAAACTTACTTCAAAACACCATTTTTGGTCAAAATAAATATAAACCTAATACTTTTATTGGAGGAGTTGGTAACACTTTAAACACTTCTGCTTTAATTGCTTCTAAACTTGGTATATCAGTTAATAGAATCAAATCTTTTAGTGTTGTTGGAAATGATATTCAATTTAATGTGACTGGAGGAAATTACGTATTAGCTGGAAGTGCATTTTATGGAAATACAGATATCACCTATTTTAATGATACACTTGGATTAATCACTGATTGTCCTTTTGGAAATGCTTTTTATTTAGCATCAAATTTAAATTGGGTCAGACTTCCTGGAATGATCAAGTTAGGTTATAGATCTTTTTGTGAATGTGTAAACTTGGAAACAATATATTTCAATTCCCTTCTAGAGGTCAGCTCAGAAAGTTTTACTAATTGCAGGAAGCTTATTAATTTAAATAATAGCTTTAAAACTGTAACTACATTAGGCAATATGTGTTTCCAAAATTGTACACTTATTACAGATTTACATTTCCCAAATGTGAGTCTATGTAATTTAAACGCTTCTACAACTATGTTCAGTGGAATGTCATCCTTAGTCACGTTTAATGCGCCTAATCTAACATTGATAGCAAACGGCAGTAATGGGCACAATATGTTTTTCAATTGCATCAATTTAGAGAATATCAATCTTACAGCTTTGAATTTTATTCCGCAAAATTTTGTTCTAAATTGCGTAAAATTAAAAACATTAAACCTGCCAAATGCAGTTATTGGAAATTTATTAACATCATTTTCTAATACTCCACTGCTTGAAACACTCAATACTCCAAATCTAGAAACTTTAATAACAAATAGTTACAGGGCATTTTATCAATGTGGAGTTAAAAATATTGATTTTTCAAAAATTACTAATTTAAGTATATTATCAAATGATATTTTCGAGAATACAACTGGATTACAAACAATTGATATTAGATCTTGTACAACTTCAATTGGATCTAGCGCTTCTGTAAATAATAATGTATTTCGTCTTATGAAAACTGGAGTTATTATTACTGCAAATGTAATTCAACAGACAATTAATTCAGGAGTACCTGAACCAGATCTTGCATATGCAATTTCAAACAGAAGTGCTACTGTAAACTATATAGAATAG
- the metQ gene encoding methionine ABC transporter substrate-binding lipoprotein MetQ: MKRTILKTAGVLALALVLSNCGKSKNNDPHFIKVGVAAGPELKVAEAAKKVAKEKFGLEVELVSFNDYVVPNEALSQGDIDANAFQHKPYLDEQSKQRGYKLAIIGNTFVYPIAGYSKKIKSLSELKNESTIIIPNDPTNGGRSLLLLQKNGLLKLKDGVGLLPKVTDIVSNPKNLKILELEAPQLPRALDDANVSIAIINNTFASQAGLVPSRDALFIEDKESPYVNLVVSREDNKNEEKVKQFLQAFQSPEVEKAAEHEFKGGAVKGW, encoded by the coding sequence ATGAAACGTACTATTTTAAAAACGGCTGGAGTTTTGGCTTTGGCACTTGTTTTATCAAACTGCGGAAAGAGCAAAAATAATGATCCTCATTTTATAAAAGTGGGAGTTGCTGCCGGACCAGAATTAAAAGTAGCAGAAGCTGCTAAAAAAGTTGCTAAAGAAAAATTTGGACTAGAAGTAGAATTGGTTTCCTTTAACGATTATGTAGTTCCAAATGAAGCTTTAAGCCAGGGAGATATTGATGCTAATGCATTTCAGCATAAACCTTATTTAGATGAGCAGTCTAAACAGCGTGGTTATAAACTTGCCATTATTGGTAATACATTTGTTTATCCAATTGCCGGATATTCTAAAAAAATCAAAAGTCTTTCTGAACTGAAAAATGAAAGCACGATTATTATTCCAAATGACCCAACAAACGGAGGACGTTCGTTGTTGCTTTTACAGAAAAATGGTTTATTGAAACTGAAAGACGGCGTAGGTTTACTACCTAAAGTAACTGATATAGTAAGTAATCCTAAAAACTTAAAAATATTAGAGTTAGAAGCGCCTCAATTACCTCGCGCTTTAGACGACGCTAATGTTTCTATTGCGATTATCAATAATACTTTTGCTTCTCAGGCGGGATTGGTTCCGTCACGTGATGCTTTGTTTATTGAAGATAAAGAATCGCCTTATGTAAACTTAGTAGTAAGCCGTGAAGACAATAAAAACGAAGAAAAAGTAAAACAGTTTTTACAGGCTTTCCAATCTCCTGAAGTAGAAAAAGCAGCCGAGCATGAATTTAAAGGCGGTGCTGTAAAAGGGTGGTAA
- a CDS encoding methionine ABC transporter permease MetI, with amino-acid sequence MSDSLIDLLVKGTWETIVMTFVSGFFGFLIGLPTGVLLFLTRKNQILEQKVLNRILSVVVNVFRSIPFIILIVWMIPFTRAIVGTSIGVSAALVPLSIGAAPFIARLVENSLLGLPSGLIEAARALGATPFQIVYKVLLPEALPSLINAASITLITLVGYSAMGGAVGAGGLGQVGYQYGYIGYDALTMNSVLALLVLLVFLIQFAGDALSKRFDHR; translated from the coding sequence ATGTCTGATTCACTTATTGACTTATTAGTAAAAGGAACCTGGGAAACCATTGTGATGACATTTGTGTCAGGCTTTTTTGGTTTTCTAATCGGACTTCCAACGGGAGTTTTGCTTTTCCTTACCCGAAAAAATCAAATATTGGAACAAAAGGTTTTAAACAGAATTTTGTCTGTTGTGGTAAACGTTTTCCGTTCTATTCCGTTTATTATTTTAATCGTTTGGATGATTCCGTTTACACGCGCTATCGTGGGAACTTCGATTGGTGTAAGTGCCGCTTTGGTTCCGTTGAGCATTGGCGCGGCACCATTTATTGCCCGTTTGGTTGAGAACAGTTTATTGGGACTTCCGTCAGGATTAATTGAAGCGGCAAGAGCTTTAGGTGCAACACCTTTCCAGATTGTATATAAAGTATTACTTCCAGAAGCATTGCCTTCATTAATAAATGCAGCATCGATTACTTTAATTACCCTTGTAGGTTATTCTGCAATGGGCGGAGCAGTAGGCGCAGGAGGTTTAGGACAAGTAGGATATCAGTATGGCTATATTGGTTATGATGCCTTAACAATGAATTCGGTTTTGGCTTTGCTGGTGCTATTAGTATTTCTTATCCAATTTGCGGGAGATGCTTTGTCAAAGCGATTTGACCACAGATAA